The Macaca nemestrina isolate mMacNem1 chromosome 6, mMacNem.hap1, whole genome shotgun sequence genome window below encodes:
- the LOC139363795 gene encoding U2 small nuclear ribonucleoprotein auxiliary factor 35 kDa subunit-related protein 1-like has protein sequence MAALEKMTFPEKPSHKKYRAALKKEKRKKCRQELARLRDSGLSQEEEEEDTFIEEQQLEEEKLLERERQRLHEEWLLREQKAQEEFRIKKEKEEAAKKWQEQERKLKEQWKEQQRKDREEEDQKRQKKKKEEAMQKMLDQAENELENGTIWQNPEPPVDFRVMEKDRANCPFYSKTGACRFGDRCSRKHNFPTSSPTLLIKSMFTTFGMEQCRRDDYDPDASLEYSEEEIYQQFLDFYEDVLPEFKNVGKVIQFKVSCNLEPHLRGNVYVQYQSEEECQAALSLFNGRWYAGRQLQCEFCPVTRWKMAICGLFEIQQCPRGKHCNFLHVFRNPNNEFWEANRDIHLSPDQTGSSFGKNSERRERMGHHDHYSSRLRGRRNPSPDHSYKRNGESERKRSSHRVKKSHKHTSKSREKHNSPSRGRNRHHSQGQGRRSQSRRSHRSRSQSSSRSRSRGRRRSGNRGRTVQSPKSK, from the coding sequence ATGGCTGCACTTGAGAAGATGACGTTTCCAGAGAAACCAAGCCACAAAAAGTACAGGGCCGCCCTGAAGAAGGAGAAACGAAAGAAATGTCGGCAGGAACTTGCTCGACTGAGAGACTCAGGACTctcacaggaggaggaggaggaggacactTTTATTGAAGAACAACAACTAGAAGAAGAGAAGCTATTGGAAAGAGAGAGGCAAAGATTACATGAGGAGTGGTTGCTGAGAGAGCAGAAGGCACAAGAAGAATtcagaataaagaaggaaaaggaagaggcagCTAAAAAATGGCAAGAACAAGAGAGAAAGTTAAAGGAACAATGGAAAGAACAGCAGAGGAAAGATAGAGAAGAGGAGGACCAGAAacgacagaagaaaaaaaaagaggaagctaTGCAGAAGATGCTGGATCAGGCTGAAAATGAGTTAGAAAATGGTAccatatggcaaaaccctgaacCACCTGTGGATTTCAGAGTAATGGAGAAGGATCGAGCTAATTGTCCCTTTTACAGTAAAACAGGAGCTTGCAGATTTGGAGACAGATGTTCACGTAAACATAATTTCCCAACATCCAGTCCTACCCTTCTTATTAAGAGCATGTTTACAACGTTTGGAATGGAGCAGTGCAGGAGGGATGACTATGACCCTGACGCAAGCCTGGAGTATAGCGAGGAAGAAATCTACCAACAGTTCCTAGATTTCTATGAGGATGTGTTGCCCGAGTTCAAGAACGTGGGGAAGGTGATTCAGTTCAAGGTCAGCTGCAATTTAGAACCTCACCTGAGGGGCAATGTATATGTTCAGTACCAGTCGGAAGAAGAATGCCAAGCAGCCCTTTCTCTGTTTAATGGACGATGGTATGCAGGACGACAGCTGCAATGTGAATTCTGCCCAGTGACCCGGTGGAAAATGGCGATTTGTGGTTTATTTGAAATACAACAGTGTCCAAGAGGAAAACACTGCAACTTTCTTCATGTGTTCAGAAATCCCAACAATGAATTCTGGGAAGCTAACAGAGACATCCACTTGTCTCCAGATCAGACTGGCTCCTCCTTTGGCAAGAACTccgagaggagggagaggatgggcCACCACGACCACTACTCCAGCAGGCTGCGGGGAAGGAGAAACCCTAGTCCAGACCACTCCTACAAAAGAAATGGGGAATCTGAGAGGAAAAGGAGTAGTCACAGGGTGAAGAAATCTCACAAACACACATCAAAGAGTCGGGAGAAGCACAATTCACCaagcagaggaagaaacaggcaccaCAGCCAGGGCCAGGGCCGCCGGAGCCAGAGCCGCAGGAGCCACCGCAGCCGGAGCCAAAGTTCCTCTAGGTCCCGAAGTCGTGGCAGGAGGAGGTCGGGTAATAGAGGCAGAACCGTTCAGAGCCCCAAATCCAAATAA